One genomic segment of Methanocorpusculum sp. includes these proteins:
- a CDS encoding CBS domain-containing protein produces MLAKDYMTKDVVTVEIPSGRDDVLRILKRTGISGVPVVKGPQKKLLGIVTRKDILRKPEETQVALLMSSEPLTIRPDVTLSEAAEIMTKMNVRRLPVVEGENLIGILSVSDLVGAVAKLRDVCEIRNGYVSRKTYALWEETPLPVVGRIMELAHTDAMPILNSENKLTGIISERDLIRCSSIEDDVQTSDFSTGTDDDEWTWESIRDNHTISYGVSKVELPNRPVKVCMVRKVISVPNNAEVSDCALRMKRGRVDQMPIIDNDQRLSGMLFDRDLIRALIK; encoded by the coding sequence ATGTTAGCAAAAGATTACATGACAAAAGATGTTGTCACGGTCGAGATCCCCTCGGGCCGCGATGATGTTCTGCGTATTCTCAAGCGGACCGGAATTAGTGGTGTCCCGGTGGTGAAAGGTCCCCAGAAAAAGCTCCTCGGTATCGTTACCAGAAAAGATATTCTGCGTAAACCGGAAGAAACCCAGGTTGCCCTTCTCATGTCCTCCGAGCCGCTGACGATCCGTCCTGATGTTACTCTCTCTGAAGCTGCAGAGATCATGACGAAGATGAATGTCCGTCGTCTGCCTGTCGTCGAAGGCGAGAATCTCATTGGTATTTTAAGCGTTTCCGATCTTGTCGGAGCGGTTGCGAAACTTCGGGATGTCTGCGAGATCAGAAATGGATATGTCAGCAGAAAGACGTATGCCCTTTGGGAAGAGACCCCTCTGCCGGTCGTCGGCCGGATCATGGAACTCGCCCACACAGATGCCATGCCGATCCTGAACTCGGAGAACAAACTCACCGGGATCATCTCCGAGCGTGATCTTATCAGATGCTCAAGTATCGAGGATGATGTCCAGACGAGTGACTTCTCGACCGGAACGGATGACGATGAGTGGACTTGGGAGAGTATTCGCGATAATCACACGATCTCTTACGGTGTCTCCAAAGTCGAGCTTCCGAACCGTCCTGTCAAGGTCTGCATGGTCAGAAAGGTCATATCTGTTCCAAACAATGCAGAGGTCAGCGACTGTGCTCTGCGGATGAAACGCGGACGGGTTGACCAGATGCCGATCATCGACAACGATCAGCGGCTTTCCGGCATGCTGTTCGACCGTGATCTGATCCGGGCACTTATCAAATAA
- a CDS encoding universal stress protein, which yields MFTKILVAIDGSDISKIAFNKAIELAKMSKAELHAIYVIESGMISPGPVDTSWELIYQRFEKEGRDVMAELVEEASKKGVNVIPHLEAGHAGDTIINTALELECDLIVVGSRGKSKLDRLLIGSVSMHIVNYAKTSTLIIKN from the coding sequence ATGTTTACCAAGATACTTGTTGCGATCGATGGATCCGACATCAGCAAAATTGCATTCAATAAAGCGATTGAACTGGCAAAAATGTCCAAAGCCGAACTGCATGCAATCTACGTTATCGAGTCAGGTATGATCTCGCCCGGACCGGTGGACACATCCTGGGAACTGATCTATCAGCGGTTTGAAAAAGAAGGCCGGGATGTCATGGCGGAACTGGTTGAGGAAGCATCCAAGAAAGGTGTGAACGTCATTCCCCATCTTGAGGCAGGACATGCCGGTGATACGATCATCAATACAGCACTTGAGCTTGAATGTGATCTTATTGTTGTCGGATCCCGCGGTAAGAGCAAACTCGACCGCCTTCTGATTGGCAGCGTATCAATGCATATCGTCAACTATGCGAAAACCAGCACGCTGATCATCAAAAACTAA
- a CDS encoding amidohydrolase family protein — protein sequence MQGEILEGLAFTGDEFTPRNVKIVIENGHISEMTESKTASSQWIVPAFFNAHTHIADTVGMDTPIDRPLAELVAPPNGLKHRLLRETPPDRLVSAMQDTIRFMKVTGTLGFADFREGGKAGVDLLNQAADPSVGMFVFGRDGGEFAAQGFGLSSAKGTAAEEEAVRLAKQAGKLFAVHAGEAGVKDIEAAFALDPDLIIHATHFTKAHIREATDRDIPIVICPRSNWLLGATADARRPPVHEMLDAGCRVFLGTDNVMFVAPDMFAEAAFLQTIYKIDSIDILRMMTDGFSLMGRRGRIEVGGSADLLLLDGGYAGRWTQDPLTSLITRLGSRGITRVISRGNTISL from the coding sequence ATGCAGGGGGAAATACTGGAAGGATTGGCATTCACCGGGGATGAGTTTACCCCGCGTAATGTGAAAATCGTCATCGAAAACGGGCATATCTCTGAGATGACCGAGAGTAAAACCGCCTCCTCTCAATGGATCGTTCCGGCCTTTTTCAACGCGCATACCCACATCGCCGACACGGTCGGGATGGATACGCCAATCGACCGGCCGCTGGCGGAACTCGTCGCCCCGCCGAACGGGCTGAAGCACCGGCTTTTGCGGGAAACGCCCCCGGATCGTCTGGTCTCTGCAATGCAGGATACGATTCGGTTCATGAAGGTGACCGGGACCCTCGGCTTTGCGGATTTCCGGGAAGGGGGAAAGGCAGGTGTCGATCTTCTCAATCAGGCTGCAGATCCTTCAGTGGGCATGTTCGTCTTCGGGAGAGACGGCGGCGAGTTTGCCGCCCAGGGTTTTGGTCTTTCCAGTGCGAAAGGCACGGCGGCGGAGGAAGAGGCCGTCCGCCTTGCAAAACAGGCCGGGAAACTTTTCGCCGTGCATGCAGGCGAAGCGGGAGTCAAAGACATTGAGGCGGCTTTTGCTCTCGATCCTGATCTGATCATCCATGCCACGCATTTTACGAAAGCCCATATTCGTGAGGCGACAGACCGCGATATCCCGATCGTCATCTGTCCCCGGTCGAACTGGCTTCTTGGGGCGACCGCCGATGCCCGTCGTCCGCCTGTTCATGAAATGCTGGATGCCGGATGCCGGGTTTTTCTCGGGACCGACAATGTGATGTTTGTCGCTCCGGATATGTTCGCCGAAGCAGCATTCCTGCAGACCATATACAAAATAGATTCCATAGACATTCTCCGGATGATGACGGACGGCTTCTCTCTTATGGGCAGGAGAGGGAGAATCGAGGTGGGCGGGTCAGCCGATCTTCTCCTCCTTGACGGCGGGTATGCCGGCCGCTGGACGCAGGATCCTCTCACATCTCTGATCACCCGGCTCGGTTCCCGGGGCATCACCCGGGTCATTTCCCGGGGTAATACCATCTCTTTATAA
- a CDS encoding preprotein translocase subunit Sec61beta — protein MAAKNSGRGLSSSAGLVTYYDADDRKAFHIKPTVVLVVAGVVGVVIYLLNLFI, from the coding sequence ATGGCAGCAAAGAACTCGGGCAGAGGACTAAGTTCATCAGCAGGTCTGGTTACCTACTACGATGCAGATGACCGCAAAGCGTTTCACATTAAACCAACAGTTGTGTTAGTGGTCGCAGGTGTCGTCGGTGTCGTCATTTACCTGCTGAACCTTTTCATCTAA
- a CDS encoding VOC family protein: MQFRMIHNNINVLDLDRSMKFYAEALGLFEVKRIVPESGNVTIVFLGDGQSNHKLELTQINGRTKPYEPGDNGRHLAFSTDDFQGSLEKHQKMGCVKSVNEASVVYYLEDPDGYTIEILPLGRG, translated from the coding sequence ATGCAGTTTCGGATGATCCACAACAACATCAACGTGCTCGATCTCGACCGATCGATGAAGTTCTATGCAGAAGCTTTGGGACTTTTTGAAGTAAAACGGATCGTGCCCGAGTCAGGGAACGTTACGATCGTTTTTCTGGGAGACGGTCAGTCAAACCACAAACTGGAACTCACGCAGATCAACGGTCGAACAAAACCGTATGAACCGGGCGACAACGGAAGGCATCTGGCATTCTCGACCGACGATTTTCAGGGATCCCTCGAAAAACACCAGAAAATGGGCTGCGTGAAGTCGGTCAACGAGGCAAGCGTGGTCTATTATCTCGAGGATCCGGACGGATACACGATCGAGATCCTCCCGCTCGGCAGAGGATGA
- a CDS encoding UvrD-helicase domain-containing protein, whose amino-acid sequence MIACTTCSISSSKQKADIRNAQSSELLDYTHLPEIFSSFKKDCKNYAYDDDLSQYIHQKYDSYYRALSTPVIRKYIEKNISNLRIEKTQIDQFIEKYHAIRESDPERSTSNLVESNKEYFDKILLPIDKSISLDADQRKAVVTDGDHCLIIAGAGAGKTTTMAAKVKYLVDKQGISQEDIVVVSYTNEAIGELQDRINNKLHLPNVRISTFHSFAFSLIKQLRKDSENSNPEVIRDGGSYSIISDLLITKIYENKSLLRNLVLFLGYYFDLPADVFKFENLNQYHEYNASLNYQSLKSNLGEYIKKVAVKREAKTKTLTGEYLRSNQEVQIANFLYLHNLEYEYERPYPYLMPNARKKYTPDFYIQQGENNVYLEHYGISEDYQSDIFSPAELKRYTKSIQDKRNLHKEHHTTLIETWSVYNDHRQLIDHLEDVLTENGFGLELRDLTEVYEKLVATDKDKYISKLADFLNRFIGLFKSAGYTNEDFVKLRENANPRTELFLNIAEQVYEYYQDQLHQTNHIDFADMINDAYFYLKEFKKQGIVHPYKYIIIDEFQDIARQRFNLTKELADVTHAQVIAVGDDWQSIFAFSGSDITLFLKFREIMGSGKELQINHTYRNSQQLIDIAGSFIQKNSSQITKKLISPKSLTDPIVLVPYDDSQNAIQNLADVVTGTIGKICEEYGYESKILLMGRYNFDMKNLVNTKKFTEIQKGKSKREIRCVQYPEAKLAFMTAHSAKGLGYDNVILLNMREGKFGFPCQIEDDPILKLVTHEDMTIPFAEERRLFYVALTRTKNHIYIATPKYNPSRFLLELIKDYPLSYPEDMSLKVTEKSIYKCPVCGCPLKYEYNKNYGIHLYLCTNEPEICNFMTNDIKNKYDIKKCPACEDGYLIVKVKNGDVFYGCTNYQYSNCNYMESLLSKTKFQ is encoded by the coding sequence TTGATTGCATGCACAACGTGCAGTATTTCCTCATCAAAACAAAAAGCCGATATCCGAAATGCCCAGTCATCTGAATTATTGGATTACACTCATCTTCCAGAAATCTTCTCTTCCTTCAAAAAAGATTGTAAAAATTATGCATATGATGATGATTTATCTCAATATATCCATCAAAAATATGATTCATATTATCGTGCATTATCAACTCCGGTAATTAGAAAATATATTGAGAAAAATATTTCAAACCTAAGAATCGAAAAAACTCAGATAGATCAGTTTATTGAAAAATATCATGCAATAAGAGAATCAGACCCTGAAAGGTCAACATCCAATCTCGTCGAATCCAACAAAGAATACTTCGACAAGATACTTTTGCCAATTGATAAAAGTATCTCACTTGATGCGGATCAACGAAAAGCTGTGGTAACCGATGGAGATCATTGTCTGATTATCGCCGGAGCGGGTGCTGGAAAAACAACGACCATGGCTGCAAAGGTGAAATACCTCGTAGATAAACAAGGTATATCTCAGGAGGATATTGTCGTTGTATCATACACAAATGAAGCCATTGGTGAACTTCAGGATAGGATTAACAATAAACTACACCTGCCCAATGTTCGAATATCCACATTTCATTCATTTGCCTTTAGTTTAATCAAACAACTGAGAAAAGATTCAGAAAATAGTAACCCGGAGGTAATCAGAGATGGTGGTTCATACAGTATCATCTCGGATTTACTCATCACCAAAATATACGAAAACAAATCATTATTGAGAAATCTGGTATTATTTTTGGGATACTATTTTGATCTCCCTGCAGATGTATTCAAGTTTGAAAATCTCAATCAATATCATGAATATAATGCTTCCCTGAATTATCAATCACTAAAAAGCAATCTTGGTGAATACATAAAAAAAGTTGCAGTGAAACGGGAAGCTAAAACTAAAACATTAACTGGGGAGTATCTCCGTTCGAATCAGGAAGTACAGATTGCAAACTTTCTCTATTTGCATAATCTGGAGTATGAATATGAGAGACCATATCCATATCTAATGCCAAATGCCAGAAAGAAGTATACTCCGGATTTCTACATCCAACAAGGAGAAAATAATGTCTATCTTGAACATTATGGAATCTCGGAGGATTATCAGAGTGATATATTCTCACCAGCTGAACTAAAAAGATACACAAAAAGTATTCAGGATAAGCGAAATCTGCATAAAGAACATCATACTACCCTTATTGAAACGTGGTCCGTATACAACGATCATCGCCAGCTCATAGATCATCTCGAGGATGTACTAACAGAGAATGGTTTCGGGTTGGAACTCCGGGATTTGACCGAAGTATACGAAAAACTCGTGGCTACTGACAAAGATAAATATATTTCGAAGCTCGCAGATTTTTTGAATAGGTTTATCGGACTCTTTAAATCCGCAGGATATACTAATGAGGATTTTGTCAAACTGCGGGAAAATGCCAATCCAAGAACGGAACTTTTTCTCAATATTGCAGAGCAGGTCTATGAATACTACCAAGACCAACTTCATCAGACGAATCATATCGATTTTGCCGATATGATCAATGATGCCTATTTCTATCTTAAGGAATTCAAAAAACAAGGAATTGTCCATCCCTACAAATACATTATTATCGATGAGTTCCAGGATATCGCCCGGCAACGATTCAATCTGACAAAAGAATTGGCAGATGTTACTCATGCCCAAGTAATTGCGGTGGGTGATGACTGGCAATCTATTTTCGCTTTCTCGGGTAGTGATATTACCTTGTTCCTTAAGTTTAGAGAAATTATGGGGTCAGGAAAAGAACTGCAGATTAATCATACGTACCGAAACTCGCAACAACTCATAGATATTGCAGGATCTTTTATTCAGAAAAACAGTAGTCAGATCACAAAGAAACTTATCTCCCCCAAATCCCTAACAGATCCCATTGTTCTGGTCCCCTATGATGACAGTCAAAATGCAATACAAAATCTGGCTGATGTTGTTACAGGTACTATTGGAAAAATATGTGAGGAATATGGATATGAATCTAAAATTCTCCTGATGGGTAGATATAATTTTGATATGAAAAATCTCGTGAATACAAAGAAATTCACTGAAATACAAAAAGGCAAATCAAAACGTGAAATCAGATGTGTGCAGTATCCTGAGGCAAAACTTGCATTTATGACCGCGCATAGTGCTAAGGGACTAGGGTATGATAATGTTATTCTTCTGAATATGCGTGAAGGTAAGTTCGGTTTCCCATGTCAAATAGAAGATGATCCTATTTTGAAACTTGTTACACATGAAGATATGACCATCCCCTTCGCGGAGGAACGTAGACTGTTCTATGTGGCATTGACCCGAACAAAAAATCACATCTATATTGCAACCCCCAAATATAATCCCTCCAGGTTCCTTTTGGAACTTATCAAAGATTATCCATTATCATATCCCGAAGATATGAGTTTGAAGGTTACCGAAAAATCAATATATAAATGTCCTGTTTGTGGGTGTCCGCTTAAGTATGAGTATAATAAAAATTATGGCATTCATCTTTATTTGTGTACAAATGAACCGGAAATTTGTAATTTTATGACAAATGATATAAAAAATAAGTATGATATTAAGAAATGTCCCGCATGTGAAGATGGATATTTAATTGTTAAAGTGAAAAATGGGGATGTTTTCTACGGTTGCACGAATTATCAGTATTCCAATTGTAATTATATGGAATCTCTTCTCAGTAAAACGAAATTTCAATAA
- a CDS encoding lectin like domain-containing protein has translation MSITPRLLLIALLLSALCILPAAAELPSSYDPRDLNLTPVITDQGNFGLCWAFAAVSSLESSMIYQDPENYTGIDLSPYHLAYFTYNREDISDLTSPFPGLEEIAGDITITPSWDIIDNIRGLNTGGYEYQGKYSLASGIGAVNESLVPFDSYGNNTPISPDLAISENEILLDSAFSISLDDTDAIKTHLMHSGAGILSFYVAYDEPYLTQIDTGDWAYYLGSTDKDTLPDAGGHAVLLIGWDDTFGSFDLTPDQDGAWLIQNSWGTDPANCSYIWISYNEPSLGGIFFYVGGEPPYDHNYQYDGGTLANDRPTDQTTVSIANVFTAGGDELIRTVSLDTNQSVRYSVSVYTDPTENAPDTGRLSAQQSGDIPYPGYYTIDLDEPVPIEKGQTFSVVYELETDGLLNISIDSSIVSEDAETVTFAKAGQSYLNDGTGWTDMSADGETNLRIKAFTNDTVFSITVDPVAVSIKEQGVSVTGTTNFAIGREITVTLVCPNGDVRAETAEVRKGSPANFWEVTFSPVKLTEEEYFVSAVRNEVLAEGVFVPSGFKDMLVFGAKGTIMPAKSVV, from the coding sequence ATGTCCATAACGCCCCGCCTCCTCCTCATCGCACTTTTACTGAGCGCTCTGTGTATCCTCCCCGCCGCGGCCGAGCTTCCGTCCTCCTACGACCCGCGGGACCTGAACCTCACCCCCGTGATAACCGACCAGGGAAATTTCGGACTCTGCTGGGCATTCGCCGCCGTCAGCTCACTCGAATCCAGCATGATCTATCAGGATCCGGAAAACTACACCGGGATAGATCTCTCCCCCTACCACCTCGCGTACTTCACCTACAACCGCGAAGATATCAGCGACCTGACATCTCCTTTTCCCGGACTTGAAGAAATCGCCGGAGACATTACCATCACCCCCTCTTGGGATATCATCGACAACATCCGCGGACTGAATACCGGCGGCTATGAATATCAGGGAAAATACTCACTTGCTTCAGGGATCGGAGCAGTGAATGAATCCCTGGTCCCCTTCGACTCGTACGGAAACAACACACCGATCTCACCGGATCTCGCCATCTCCGAAAACGAGATCCTGCTGGATTCTGCCTTCTCCATCTCCCTCGACGATACAGACGCCATAAAAACGCATCTCATGCACAGCGGAGCAGGCATACTCTCATTTTACGTAGCCTACGATGAACCCTACCTGACCCAGATAGACACCGGCGACTGGGCGTATTATCTTGGATCAACAGACAAAGACACTCTTCCAGATGCCGGAGGTCACGCCGTTCTTCTCATCGGGTGGGACGATACCTTTGGATCCTTTGATCTGACGCCCGATCAGGACGGAGCCTGGCTGATCCAGAACTCGTGGGGAACTGACCCCGCAAACTGCTCGTATATCTGGATATCCTACAATGAGCCAAGCCTTGGCGGGATCTTCTTTTATGTCGGAGGAGAACCGCCCTACGATCACAATTATCAGTATGACGGGGGAACGCTGGCAAATGATCGCCCAACCGACCAGACGACCGTGTCGATCGCGAACGTGTTCACCGCCGGCGGGGACGAGCTGATCAGAACAGTATCTCTGGATACGAACCAGTCAGTGAGATACAGCGTATCTGTGTACACTGACCCGACGGAGAATGCCCCGGATACCGGCAGATTGTCTGCACAGCAGAGCGGCGATATTCCCTATCCGGGATATTATACGATCGATCTGGATGAGCCGGTGCCGATAGAAAAGGGACAGACCTTTTCTGTCGTGTATGAGCTCGAAACAGACGGGCTGCTGAATATTTCGATCGACTCCTCTATCGTATCAGAGGATGCCGAGACGGTGACTTTTGCAAAAGCGGGACAGAGTTATCTGAATGACGGGACGGGATGGACAGATATGAGTGCGGACGGGGAGACGAATCTCCGGATCAAAGCATTCACGAACGATACGGTGTTTTCGATCACGGTCGATCCGGTCGCTGTTTCGATAAAAGAGCAGGGTGTTTCGGTTACCGGAACGACGAACTTCGCAATCGGAAGGGAGATCACGGTGACGCTTGTCTGTCCGAACGGAGATGTCCGGGCAGAGACGGCTGAGGTGAGGAAAGGTTCACCGGCGAATTTCTGGGAGGTTACGTTTTCCCCGGTGAAGCTGACGGAGGAGGAGTATTTTGTGTCGGCGGTGAGAAACGAGGTCCTGGCGGAGGGGGTGTTTGTGCCGAGCGGATTTAAGGATATGCTGGTTTTTGGAGCGAAAGGGACGATCATGCCGGCGAAGAGCGTAGTTTAG
- a CDS encoding SdpI family protein yields MKIDKTLIITSVICLLPIALGVLLYDQLPDSIPIHFDFAGNPDSWGPKDLVVFGIPMLLCLFNIIVNVSTRKYGGENQSMMIKFSRWLCAIIALVIAPIALFKGLGADIPIQIIAPVLVGVVFIIIGNYFPKTKQNPVAGIRIKWTLESEENWRRTHRLAGYLWMIGGFVLIVNSFLVWFWVPVFFGVIIVMVAAPFIYSYHLHKKGI; encoded by the coding sequence ATGAAAATTGATAAAACCCTGATAATCACATCGGTGATCTGTCTTCTGCCGATCGCTCTAGGGGTACTGCTGTATGACCAACTGCCCGATTCGATCCCGATCCATTTCGACTTTGCCGGCAATCCGGACAGCTGGGGACCTAAAGATCTCGTAGTATTCGGTATTCCGATGCTTCTGTGTCTCTTTAACATCATCGTAAATGTTTCGACCAGAAAATACGGCGGGGAAAATCAGAGCATGATGATCAAGTTTTCCCGCTGGCTCTGTGCGATAATCGCGCTCGTGATCGCTCCGATCGCCCTGTTTAAGGGTCTTGGTGCGGATATCCCGATCCAGATCATTGCCCCGGTCCTGGTAGGCGTTGTGTTTATCATCATCGGCAACTACTTTCCAAAGACAAAACAGAATCCGGTCGCCGGAATTCGGATCAAATGGACGCTTGAAAGCGAGGAAAACTGGAGACGGACCCATCGACTCGCCGGGTATCTCTGGATGATCGGCGGGTTTGTGCTGATCGTGAACTCGTTCCTCGTCTGGTTCTGGGTCCCGGTCTTCTTCGGGGTGATCATCGTGATGGTCGCAGCACCATTCATCTACTCATATCATCTGCATAAAAAAGGGATCTGA
- a CDS encoding autorepressor SdpR family transcription factor, whose translation MGFPETFKALSDPVRREILTLLKEGKMSAGDIAGHFDMTGATISYHLSQLKKADLVTETKYKNFVYYELNLSVFEELMCWISQFKEVQNEN comes from the coding sequence ATGGGATTTCCCGAGACATTCAAAGCATTATCTGATCCGGTCAGGCGTGAGATCCTCACGCTCTTAAAAGAGGGGAAGATGTCTGCCGGAGATATCGCCGGGCACTTCGACATGACCGGAGCGACGATTTCGTATCATCTGTCCCAGCTGAAAAAAGCGGATCTTGTGACGGAAACAAAATACAAGAACTTCGTGTATTATGAGCTGAATCTCTCGGTGTTCGAGGAGCTTATGTGTTGGATCTCCCAGTTCAAAGAGGTACAAAATGAAAATTGA
- a CDS encoding TfoX/Sxy family protein, with amino-acid sequence MGELAALPNIGKDTEEKLNKVGITTAAKLRETGSRQAWLMIRGIDDSACLHRLYGLEGAVLGVKKAALSAETKKELKEFYSSFS; translated from the coding sequence ATGGGCGAACTCGCTGCATTACCAAACATCGGCAAAGACACCGAAGAAAAGCTGAACAAAGTCGGAATCACGACTGCCGCAAAGCTGCGTGAAACCGGCAGCAGACAGGCTTGGCTTATGATCAGGGGGATCGACGACTCCGCATGTCTCCACAGACTCTACGGGCTGGAAGGAGCGGTTTTAGGCGTAAAAAAAGCGGCGCTGTCCGCCGAAACAAAAAAAGAACTGAAAGAGTTCTACTCTTCGTTCAGTTGA